Genomic DNA from Haloplanus aerogenes:
ATAGTTACGACGTGATACCATCCGAGACGTTGCTAGGCGTCGCTAAACTTCCCAGCTGAGAGTTCACCGGTTCCGATTAATCCATCGGCAGAATTCCTTGAAATCCTTGGCGCCCGCGTCGTCAGCGATGTCATGGAGCGTCCCAATACTCACGCTATCATGATATGGGACTGAAACAGTGCGGGATTCGACATCTGCGCCATCTGGGTGTTCCCA
This window encodes:
- a CDS encoding type II toxin-antitoxin system HicA family toxin, whose translation is MVTRDFSGEEIVKVLCNKGNFWVDRIAGDHYILKWEHPDGADVESRTVSVPYHDSVSIGTLHDIADDAGAKDFKEFCRWINRNR